A section of the Oryza sativa Japonica Group chromosome 1, ASM3414082v1 genome encodes:
- the LOC4325104 gene encoding ribonuclease 2, whose product MEEKRQRLVISLSALCLAVAVMSGALLPPRASAAGGVGRKRRWAGFDYYVLALQWPGTVCRQTSHCCSSNGCCRSHPLKFFTIHGLWPQYSYGGWPSCCRPTTFDGNKISRLKTILEEYWPSLYCGSFSTCFGGKRPFWVHEWETHGTCGYPEIQDEYDYFSTALYLYSKYNVTKALKKAHIYPRGGRKYLVGHIVSAIEFSFGAMPSIVCKNGSVQELRLCFHKDYQPRDCLVEGENSVRRNHCPRYVTLPSYKPHAFGNSTEGISNQVNVEHQSYQ is encoded by the exons atggaggagaagaggcagcGGCTGGTGATCTCTCTCTCGGCGCtctgcctcgccgtcgccgtgatGTCCGgcgcgctgctgccgccgcgggcgtcggcggcgggaggggtcGGGAGGAAGCGGCGGTGGGCCGGGTTCGACTACTACGTGCTGGCGCTGCAGTGGCCGGGCACCGTCTGCCGCCAGACCAGCCATTGCTGCAGCTCCAATGGCTGCTGCCG CTCACATCCGCTCAAATTCTTCACGATCC ATGGGCTGTGGCCGCAGTACAGCTATGGGGGATGGCCATCCTGCTGCAGGCCAACCACATTCGACGGCAACAAG ATCTCGAGGTTGAAGACGATACTCGAGGAGTACTGGCCGTCCTTGTACTGCGGCTCTTTCTCAACCTGCTTTGGTGGGAAAAGGCCATTTTGGGTGCATGAG TGGG AAACTCATGGAACATGTGGTTACCCTGAAATACAGGATGAATACGACTACTTCTCTACAGCACTGTACCTTTACAGCAAATATAATGTGACG AAAGCTCTGAAGAAAGCACATATTTATCCTAGAGGAGGCAGGAAATACTTAGTTGGTCATATCGTCTCTGCTATTGAATTTTCCTTTGGGGCAATGCCATCTATTGTGTGTAAAAACGGCTCAGTTCAAGAACTGAGGCTCTGCTTCCACAAGGATTATCAG CCTCGCGATTGCTTAGTTGAGGGTGAGAACTCTGTTAGAAGAAACCATTGCCCTCGATACGTCACTTTACCATCATATAAACCACACG CATTTGGCAATTCTACAGAAGGAATCAGTAACCAAGTCAACGTTGAGCACCAATCATATCAGTAG
- the LOC4325103 gene encoding ribonuclease 2, with the protein MATARKAPRMVAIWAVVVVVVAADLFGAAVARSASARHAVGKKQREFDYFALALQWPGTICASTRHCCAINGCCRSEPLQTFTIHGLWPDYDDGTWPACCRHTSFDMDKILPLKPTLEKYWPSLYCSSSSTCFSGKGPFWAHEWEKHGTCSSPVVKDELEYFTTALDLYFKYNVTEMLASGGIHVSNGKQYALTDVIDAIKCAFGASPQIVCKKGSVEELRLCFDKDLKPLDCLTTTATNENVSKKKYCPRYITLPTYDPIVHANSTREIITVESEVYGYLYTS; encoded by the exons atggcgacggcgaggaaggCGCCGCGCATGGTGGCGATctgggcggtggtggtggtggtggtcgccgccgaTCTGTTCGGAGCGGCGGTCGcgcggtcggcgtcggcgcgtcACGCGGTGGGGAAGAAGCAGCGGGAGTTCGACTACTTCGCGCTGGCGCTGCAGTGGCCTGGCACCATCTGCGCCTCAACCCGCCACTGCTGCGCCATCAACGGATGCTGCCG CTCGGAGCCGCTCCAGACGTTCACGATCC ATGGGCTGTGGCCGGACTACGACGACGGGACCTGGCCGGCGTGCTGCCGCCACACCAGCTTCGACATGGACAAG ATATTGCCCCTGAAGCCGACGCTTGAGAAGTACTGGCCGTCCCTCTACTGCTCATCCTCTTCCACTTGCTTCAGTGGCAAGGGGCCCTTCTGGGCTCATGAG TGGG aGAAACATGGAACATGCTCATCCCCGGTAGTTAAGGATGAATTAGAGTATTTCACCACTGCTCTTGACCTCTACTTCAAATACAACGTCACG GAAATGTTGGCAAGTGGTGGTATCCATGTTTCAAATGGTAAACAATATGCGCTAACTGATGTCATTGATGCCATCAAATGTGCTTTTGGGGCCTCACCGCAAATTGTTTGCAAGAAGGGCTCAGTTGAAGAACTGAGGTTATGCTTTGACAAAGATTTGAAG CCCCTTGATTGCCTTACTACTACTGCTACCAATGAAAACGTATCGAAGAAGAAGTATTGCCCTCGATACATCACCCTGCCAACATATGACCCCATAG TACATGCTAATTCTACTCGGGAGATCATAACAGTCGAAAGTGAGGTCTATGGATATCTTTACACATCCTAA